In one window of Longimicrobiales bacterium DNA:
- a CDS encoding tetratricopeptide repeat protein — translation LRWAHRVRDRFTDGQLYVNLRGYDPGFPVTVEYALDHFLRALNVRASDIPPDMDAKASMYRSLVAEKSILIVLDNAATVTQVRPLLPGSERCLVVVTSRSSLPGLAVRDGAQRIAVKTLTDDEAVTLLRAVTVRYRTEDSADDLAELARLCARLPLALRIAAERAAGRPKMPLSELIQDLRDESALWDALSTENDEEADAVRTVFAWSYRALPKSTARLFRLLGLHPGPQFTLAAAAALAGQSPSKVRSQVDDLIRANLLEHICSDCYQFHDLLRAYAADQVHHEESQEEQHAALHRILSWYLAAAHAAKAMIAPGGNDFTIELDPRPSDIVPPTFPDYAASLAWYEANRTNLMTATSTAASTGFDRIAWQITAVLARVFTARDSRDAWLDIQRKALDAAERTGDRYGQAVILDRLGITARVTRRLREAANHHRVAMEIFEELGDQFGLAKSISGLGNVSLFERDLEQARNQFMQALLIAQSIDHRSLIGVGMLTLGGISFELNHLTDAVSYLDQAVQIHHELDERREEVVALRWLAAAQRELGDHANSRRVLARGLAHAHDEQDERLESNLLIELGLLQIADREFADALTSSQRAATISRRLGDRSEEAQALNVTGRAYRHLGRLDDAAAFNRRAVMIQRELADRWKLATTLADLADALDEGSRPNDALSIRREVAELLRKQSGPRALALLKRIEQQLGNDR, via the coding sequence CGTTGCGCTGGGCTCACCGCGTTCGGGACCGTTTCACCGACGGCCAACTTTATGTGAATCTACGGGGCTACGATCCCGGATTTCCCGTTACTGTCGAGTATGCCCTGGATCATTTTTTACGTGCTCTGAATGTGCGGGCTAGCGATATTCCGCCGGATATGGACGCGAAGGCGTCGATGTATCGCTCCCTGGTAGCCGAGAAATCCATACTTATTGTCCTCGACAATGCGGCGACAGTCACACAGGTGCGACCACTGCTTCCGGGCAGCGAGAGGTGTCTGGTCGTGGTGACGAGCCGCAGCAGCCTGCCCGGACTGGCAGTTCGCGACGGCGCACAGCGCATCGCGGTGAAGACTCTGACAGACGACGAGGCTGTCACTCTCCTGCGCGCAGTCACCGTCAGATACCGAACTGAGGATTCCGCAGACGACCTTGCCGAGTTGGCTCGACTGTGCGCTCGGTTGCCACTGGCTCTGCGTATCGCAGCCGAGCGGGCAGCCGGCCGACCCAAAATGCCGCTGAGCGAACTGATTCAAGATCTGCGCGACGAATCCGCATTGTGGGATGCCCTTTCGACGGAGAACGACGAGGAAGCCGACGCGGTGCGTACGGTCTTCGCATGGTCTTATCGGGCGCTCCCGAAGAGTACTGCGCGACTCTTCCGCCTACTCGGACTCCACCCAGGACCGCAATTCACCCTCGCAGCGGCCGCGGCGCTAGCCGGACAGTCTCCCAGTAAAGTGCGGTCGCAGGTGGACGACTTGATCCGAGCAAACCTCCTCGAGCACATCTGTTCTGACTGCTACCAGTTCCATGACCTGCTCCGTGCATACGCCGCGGACCAGGTTCACCATGAGGAATCACAAGAAGAGCAGCATGCAGCATTACATCGCATACTTTCCTGGTACCTGGCCGCCGCACACGCCGCGAAAGCAATGATCGCGCCGGGCGGGAATGACTTCACAATCGAACTCGACCCCCGGCCATCTGACATTGTACCGCCGACCTTCCCGGACTATGCCGCTTCACTTGCCTGGTATGAGGCCAATCGAACCAACCTAATGACCGCCACCAGTACCGCAGCCTCCACTGGATTCGATCGAATCGCCTGGCAAATCACCGCAGTGCTCGCTCGAGTCTTCACAGCGCGCGACTCACGTGATGCCTGGCTCGACATCCAACGGAAAGCCCTCGACGCGGCCGAGCGAACTGGTGACCGATACGGACAGGCGGTGATTCTCGACCGTCTCGGCATCACCGCCCGAGTAACCCGTCGGCTACGTGAGGCAGCTAACCATCATCGCGTTGCCATGGAAATCTTCGAAGAACTCGGTGATCAGTTTGGCCTCGCGAAATCGATAAGCGGTCTAGGTAACGTTTCGCTCTTCGAGCGCGACCTGGAGCAGGCTCGGAACCAGTTCATGCAGGCGTTACTCATCGCGCAGTCGATCGACCATCGAAGTCTCATCGGCGTCGGCATGTTGACCCTCGGCGGCATTAGTTTTGAACTGAACCATCTCACTGACGCCGTCTCTTACCTTGATCAGGCGGTTCAGATTCACCACGAGCTCGACGAGCGACGGGAAGAAGTAGTCGCTCTTCGGTGGCTCGCTGCAGCTCAGCGAGAGTTAGGTGATCACGCCAATTCCCGACGGGTGCTGGCACGCGGCCTCGCCCACGCCCATGATGAGCAGGATGAACGTCTCGAGAGCAATCTTTTGATCGAACTCGGTTTACTCCAGATTGCCGATAGAGAATTTGCGGATGCATTGACATCAAGCCAGCGTGCCGCCACGATCTCACGTCGACTCGGCGACCGTTCCGAAGAAGCACAGGCACTGAACGTGACTGGACGCGCCTATCGACACCTCGGACGACTGGACGACGCTGCGGCCTTTAATCGGCGAGCAGTAATGATCCAGCGTGAACTCGCCGATCGATGGAAACTGGCGACAACATTGGCCGACCTTGCCGACGCTCTGGACGAAGGCAGTAGACCTAACGACGCCTTATCCATCAGACGCGAGGTGGCGGAGTTACTACGTAAACAATCCGGACCAAGAGCCCTCGCGCTGCTCAAACGGATCGAGCAGCAACTAGGAAACGACCGGTGA